The following proteins are co-located in the Silene latifolia isolate original U9 population chromosome 1, ASM4854445v1, whole genome shotgun sequence genome:
- the LOC141644009 gene encoding uncharacterized protein LOC141644009 — protein MAPGGSRQRGGYSEGGSSSREQEEDVDRSTTEVSEEEEEVAIPRHTDNRMILDPNGLWFRSQTVVRGVTNSTQENMTHGVTCWSNASDEDKEMWFNNFRRVFYWPTNLERLVWQRYNDIGKKRLRDNMYKVSRRKKAPSFMKGSSYEEYTKYRNSPEFKEASAGIRSTRKEEIRTRS, from the exons ATGGCTCCTGGAGGAAGTAGGCAGCGCGGAGGCTATAGTGAGGGAGGTAGTAGCTCCCGAGAGCAGGAGGAGGACGTTGACCGTTCTACTACGGAggtgagtgaggaggaggaggaggttgctaTACCCCGACATACTGACAACAGGATGATCCTTGATCCGAATGGTCTttg gtttagaagtcaaacagttgttcgtggtgtgactaatagcacccaagagaacatgacacacggcgttacttgttggagtaacgctagtgatgaagataaggagatgtggttcaacaacttccgg cgtgtgttctattggccaaccaaccttgagcgcctagtttggcaaaggtataatgacattggcaagaagaggctaagggacaacatgtataaggtgtctaggaggaagaaggcgccatctttcatgaaag GTTCGTCATATGAGGAATATACCAAATACCGGAACAGTCCCGAGTTCAAGGAAGCATCGGCCGGAATAAGATCAACGAGAAAGGAGGAGATAAGGACGCGAAGTTGA